The Anopheles gambiae chromosome 2, idAnoGambNW_F1_1, whole genome shotgun sequence genomic sequence TTTTCTGTGCTGCCTTTGTCTAACAGGgcgagtgtgagtgtgttaaaCCAGTATGCAAGCGCAAGCCCAACACAAAACCACCCAGGgtttaatgaataaatacgCAACCGACCATGAATCGAATACGCACAGGACGACGTTCGTTCGCCGCGCTAACACCAAGCCCCACACTAGATCCGTCGATCATGGTGACGAATAAAAAACAGGGCGGGGAGGGTGTTAGCTTAAGGTGTGGGTGCCTGGGGGATGATcaacacccacacacccatCTTATCTCGTGCGCGCACACTCAACCGCGCACACCACACCGCAGAGGCAGTcccatacactcacacacacacacagcgccaaAAACCCCCGCTCGCGACACACGATCCAAAGTGCGAAACAACATTCCCGCGTGAGCAGCATGACAGTTCACAAATCATTCTCGAACCAGCTCGTCGATCGGTGCGCGGAAGCTTTGCACCGCCTGCCACGGATGCGAATTTCCActggggtttttgtttgttttgtttttgtttttggtacacTTCTTGCATCTCTCTCATCGGCGGAAAGGAGGCTGGTGGCAGCAGCGAGAAAAGAAATGGACGGTGGCAGGAAAACTGCATCCGCTGCGCTGCCGTTGGCTCAGTTTCCGCCTTTACATAACAACACGCTCTCTCGCAATATCCCGGTAACGTGGAGCTGCTCGCCTGCCGTTTGCTTTACATGTGTGTTCATACGCGCGCTGACTCGTGGAAagggttggtggtggtggttttctCTCGCCCCACATACTTACTTGCTACCGATTAGTGGTGTGCTGCACGCTGGTCCCGCTAGTCCGATCCTGCCCTCCCCCTTCGAAGGCGCCGCTTATCACGAACCGGATGTCCTCCCAACGGTAGAATGTCCTGGCGCTGATGTTTCTCTCCGTTCGCCACgcacacccgcacacacacacacacgcgcaactGGCCGGCGGGGAATTCGATTGGCAATATCACACACCCAGCAGCAGAACGAGCACACACAATAACACAACGCAGCAGACGAATCGTGCACAATCGAATTCTCGTCACCCGTCTACACCCGTCTCACCTATCAACCATCACTGAGGTTGCTTGCTTCGTGCTTATTTCCGTACGGTTCCACTCGCTGCTACCTATCGCTACACAACTATTGCTACAACGACTACTGCCACTAATCGCACCCCGACGACAACACAATCACTTCACAACatatttttgctttcaatgCTTTGCACCGCGGTGGGAATCGCAATGATCCAGCGCAACATAACACGACGTTTGCCTGCGGGGTGGGGGGGCCAGATTGGGCAAGGAACGGTAGTGCTCGACCGTGTTGACTGGATGGAAGCTGGACAGGGAAGCAACAACTAAAGAAAAAACGACACTACACACGCACTGCTGGGGCACACGAAGGGGCGGTTATTTACAGCCCACTTGGCGTAAAGCGCAACGATTGCACACTTCTCGGCTCGGTGTACCAGTGAGGTGTCGCAGGAACGGCCGTATTGATAGAAACAGAaaagaataatgaataataagACTGACAGCTCTGTTTTCGATCCGTATGCGCCCGTAGCCTTgtggtggtgtgcgtgtgtgtgtgcaatgcgTTGTGGCAGGGTTCGAAGCAGATGTGGGCATTGCCGACTCATTATTAGCGTTGCTTATCGTGTTGCAAGCACTCACAGCAGCAAAAGTACTTGCGATTCCAAGTTATTTAAACTCGTCGCGTTAAAACCCTATCTATTTTTAAATTGTGTCACGCTTTATAATGAATTTAAAGTAGAAAATATTGTATCCAAGGTATCATGCAAATAGCAAAAACCCCTGTAATGAAGGCAAATCACCAACCCAAAGAACATTCCTGTGCTACTCCCGCAGGGCAAGGCGAGGGTTTTTGACTTTCGAAAATGCctgcatctcgctcattttctTTAGCCGTCCTTTACCGCAAGGCCAGAcaaggtgaaatatacagcgaaataaactacagtagagcgtcgattatccgggcagctcgggaccggacggttgccggttaatcgatttgcacggataatggtccaagaaatgtcaaattcatataaaaattataaaatccaCTATTTTTTAAGATTAATTCAcctagaatcaatcgattaatcgttagtagaatattattttaatcaataactgtaggtTTCACAACtcttcatgaacaaaaatgaatttcgaaaatacccctagacactacagagctgcacaagaaactggtttcccaattgattatcgctgcaaactttcgccgtacgtatgaacagctgtcagatttatgcgcacggttaagccgcccgccggttaatccgtccccggataatcgacgttctactgtattggAAATAACTACAGGTGAAATATATGTCAGATAacgcatcacagcaaccagctgatgtgcaatgtaaacaaataacgtgtaCAAAATCGCAACTAGATCCATTAAAAAACTTCATTATCAATGTCGTAATTGTCACTCATAAATCGttacttttctctttttttattcaataacttcattttttataTACAGTATAttcgggggcggattaaccggtgagcggcttaaccgtgcgcatcaatgtgacagctgttcaaacgtacgacaaacatttgcagcgatagtcaattgggtaaccagtttcttgtgcagctctgtagtgtctaggggtattttcgaaactcatttttgttcatgaacagttgttaaacctacagttattgattaaaataatattctactaacgattaatcgattgattctaggtgaattaataataaaactagtgaatttcatatgttttatatgcgtATGACATTTCTttgaccattatccgtgcaaatcgattaaccggcaaccttccggtcccgagctgcctgGATAATCGATGTTCTActgtatttcattttttttttttcgataaaattcATAGTTTTATATTTCTATGCACGtagtaacaaagaaatctgttctattttcCGTGCTTTAAGGCCTTATTAGACGGAGGAAAATACTGTCATTTGATTTTGGAATCTATCCTTCAAACCAGATTTGACAGATAGATGCCAGTCGGAAAATCAGAATTCGGCACGCTCCTTTCTGATTTGCTCCCGAATAGGTTTTTACTGTCAATGCCGATAGAGTGAATTGAATTTCCTGATAAtgatgaataaaaacaataaaaatgggaaacaaCGAATAATTCTTCCTGATAAAGCCaagacttcttcttcttctttgggtGATGGGGTTTGTCCTCCTATGATGTTGTGGGACACCATAATCAGAGGTTGACCATTTTGATTGTTAGAGAGACCTTGCAGTCCATttctctttaatttttttgtttttttctcttctttcagtCTTTGGTTGTCACATCGTTTATATCACAGGGTTTGATACTcagattgttttgtgttgtctgttgtgtgttgtttttgtgtccgtttttttgaatttggtgtgtatgtgtgtgtgggtacccaattgacattttcgagcacgaataatcgggaattcaagcaaattcccttaaactggagcgtTAAACTTCCCAACTGACattttcattggtttgatcaatagatggcgtattacaactcatcattatattgctatccttttcttgcaatgtgtttcgacaagtttcatcttatcatgacctaaaTAGCCTtataactttccgagcaaaaatctacatgaatggtcgtgtggtcagatacgtgggtaccaacaccaacgaccattactcaaatctcacttccttcagtgctggtggtttgcgttggagtttagtatttaaacaatcgtatcgccgttctagttctagcgatgcataacttcaatgcgaaaccatacaacagtacagaggaaatgagaaagctctcctccaagcaaGGAAGCTgaactggttgggtatcccacaaaaagatggcgccaccagcttttttgctatttttagaatgcatgagtcgtttgccgtctgctaaacgaagtctttctatattccgtttaggtagagaacttaagtcgtttagaagccgtttagtggtcgtttagtggatttgtggcacttgggtgatgcggctttttcgttactttcttctagattcgctcggaaatggTGTTTtctatcgttatagttggtcatgtacccattttatattttaaaaatacccattttttatagaataacgtcacacaaaattagtttttgtttttcatcaaaaaaccatagctatgaagaaaaatgagcTTGACGGCATTGTCCATTGATAGAGAAACGTCTAATTTACCAACACATCAAGTCTTGGCGCTTGCAACACActtaatcacacacaaattcacaattttaagtgtatcgagtactaatcgagcagatatgggaaaacaatttcgagcaaatgtcacttgggttcCCTTAAATTGCACCAGTTAAAGGGAATTCAGAAAAAGTCCTCTAAAAGCAACTGTGATGAGGATTattcgttactttcttctagattcgcttgGAAATTATGTTTCCTAtctgttgtggacagaccgctgcctcatcctgagggctcactgttgacagcaaggctgtcatcctgtgacgtcctcagtgaggatcgcggcgcgagcaTGACCAgccgtcctctccccgcattgcgtgtgtattgtttatattatttattaccaaTGTTAATTGTACCCATACCAAAGATAGTGATAATAtacatattctgtttgtgccgtacacaccgtctcatgtttgttttgtgcggacacaacagtggcgacgaggatgggatcctcctcGCGTAGGGGGGGATCCTACAACGAACCGACGCAGCACCGAGACCACCATCGCGGTTCCACCATCGCGCAACCGCCATCGCGCAGGATGGGCACGCTTGGGCTTGCGCGAAGCCCTGAAGGGATCCTCACTCCGCTGCAGCACTATACCGGACAAAGCGAGGGGACATTCCGCTTTGGACCGTCGTCACACGGCATCACCGCCGCCCGCTGCAGCGTCAACGGACACACTGGTGCAGTATTGTCGTTGCGGCATCACGGCCGCCCCTGctgcatcagcatcatcgtcgATCCCGGTGAGCAGGCACAGTGCTGAGGCATTTCGGCTGCCCCCTGTGCGTCTTCATCGCCGGCGCTCCAGCTGCACAGGTGCATCTCGACGGCGACACTACTGTCGCCCCTGTGCAGCAACATCGTTCGTATGTGTCCCGGGTCACAGTCGTCGTGCGCGGCATCACGGTTGCCCGCTGTGCACtcgcatcgtcatcatcatcaccatcatccggCGCGCCCTGCACAGCAGTTCACCGGCAGCGACATCACGGTCGCCCCTGTGCAGCGGTTCCGGCTGAGCGGTCGAAGCGCGCGCGGCACCACGGCCGCCCCCTGCTCAGCCGCACATCGACGccccaacggcagcagcatccggaGAGCTGCCTCAGAATCATCATCGGCGTCTGGTGCAACAACGGCctacaacaacagcatcatGCTGCAGTTGCAccgacaacaacaataacaccaCAGCGGCTGCAACGGAACGAGCGAGCGCAGCACATCGGCTGCCCCCTGTTGCAGCCCGCAACGCTCATCCCGTCGAGCGTTAGACACGGAGGCCGGTCAACactctcccctccccccgtTTTACACAGCGCCACTTGAGCCGTACGCTTGCCACTCCGGTTTTAAGTACATTAAAACTGCTGCGTTGGCTTAAGCCGTACCGGCTTAATTAAaacggggagatgttgtggacagaccgctgcctcatcctgagggctcactgttgacagcaaggctgtcatcctgtgacgtcctcagtgaggatcgcggcgcgagcaTGACCAgccgtcctctccccgcattgcgtgtgtattgtttatattatttattaccaaTGTTAATTGTACCCATACCAAAGATAGTGATAATAtacatattctgtttgtgccgtacacaccgtctcatgtttgttttgtgcggacacaacactATCGTTACAGTTGGtcatcccaagtgccacaaatccactaaacgaccactaaacggcttctaaacgactcaagttctctacctaaacggaatatagaaagacttcgtttagcagacggcaaacgactcatgcattctaaaaatagcaaaaaagctggtggcgctctctgttggtgggatacccttaccagttgagcttcatcgcttggaggagagctttctcatatcctctgtactgttgtatggtttcgcattgaagttatgcatcgctagaactagaatggcgatacgattgtttaaatactaaactccaacggaaaccaccagcactgaagcaagtgagatttgagtaatggtcgttgatgttgatacccacgtatctgaccacacgaccattcatatagatttttgctcagaaagttagaaggctatataggtcatgataagatgaaacttgtcgaaacacattgtaaGATAAGGAtggcaatataatgatgagttgtagtacgccatctattgatcaaaccaatgaagctgtggagctttcttttttttctatggatattcaattttccagtcgtttaagcttaatctgtggcgcttgggatgttCCCATTTTATTCTTAAATAATATccatttttatagaataacgtcacacaaaattagcttttgtttttcatcaaaaaaccagAGCTATGAAcgaaaaatgagctcgacggcatcgtccatcgatagaggaacgtctaatttacgaacacacTAAATCTttgcgctttcaacacacttgattacacacaaatccacaatttcaagcgtatcgagtactaatcgagcagatatgggaaaataGTTTCgtgcaaatgtcacttgggtaaCTATACTGgggtttgaaaacaaaattcagTTAGTTTCCAactgtttgtgttgttccatttatTTCCCTAGTTAATTATAGTTATCTatgctattgttttttttctcttgtttgtttgtttttttttttgaggttttagggagattttttttctttaaatgattttccatTGCAGGAAGAGATAAAAGATGTTTCtccttttcctctcttttttcatatttctatgtggttttgttttatgaaatttataaTTTGCCTTATTGTTTTTCCAGAGGGTTGTCTCCATGTTTTTCGGAAATCTTCaaattttgttctatttttattgttattattattgtatttggGACAATCAAAAATCATGTGCCATAAAGCCAAGataatcaataaattaaataatgaatGTGAAAGGTGACAGAACAATTCTCTTGCCTTATTGCACGTACGAGAGGTATTTTTGTGCCAAAGTACGAGAGGTATTTTTGTGCCAAAGTCTAAGTTTGACACACAAATGCCAATCGAGAAATGTCAGTATTTTCCTCCGTCTAATaaaacaagcaattttgatgaaattgaCAACAttttcagcattttgtcacacGTTTCAAAAGGCACGTTCGACGTGAATGTTAAATTCCATAAAACATTTTGACAGTACGTTCATTAAAATCACATCCGATGAAGCATTGACATCAACCGCCTTATCGTTCAATAtacttttttgtgaattttgatGATCTGAGTgttttttctgttattttttcCGTTATCTTCTTCTCCGCAACTTTCCAAAACCATCTCGCGAATGTGTGATGGTAACGGAATAGCTAGAGCACAGCCTAAGCTATGGTCGAAATGCTGTTTGGGAATTGTTGAACCACTCACACAAAGAGCGGCAATGCAATGCGTTACCCAGCGTTACTAGACGGATTCAGCTGAAGCAGGTTATCTCCAACGTAAATACGCGGTTTAAATGACAAGGTTCGAAGGAAGGGACGCCTAAACAAAATTGAGCAATAATATGTTAACCAGAAGTGATGCGATCCGAGTGGACCGGGACTATCGGTACACCGGCGAGGATGCCCATTCCTTCGTACGCTGCTGTTTGTGCCGGTGCTATACACCGTTTATATTTTATGTCGTGTCCAAAAAGGCGCTAGATGTGATTGCCAACACATTACCGGTGAGTAGCATTAGCacgccactgctgctgctcctatCGGATGCATTAATCATGtactttccccccttttttctACTCGCTACCCGCCCATGATGCAGCAATCTCACAATTTCTTCTGCGTTAATTGTTTACCTAAATCGTCAAGCACCACCACACTGTACCGCGACAGATGCTTGTTTAACAGTGACGAATATTTGTCCATGTTTCGCGGATACGAGTATTACAATCCCTACTACGGTGTGTATTACAACACGCCGCGCCTTATCCTCACGGAGAACATTCGGATTCATCCGGACTACAAGAAAATAGTGCGCAAACCGCAGCCAGCCTTGGTGAAGATGCGGAAGCTGTTCGGTGTCTTCCCGGCGGTGCATCAGATACCGTTCCGGAAGCACACCTCGATGGCGGAAATGTACTCCGAGCTGCGCAAAAAGTATCGCGAGATTCGCAGCACCTACACCGATACCTCAATCAACCAAACGTTCATGGACACCTACTGCATCACTGTTGAACGTACGCCGTCCGTCTACCAGTCGGTAAGGGAACGAACGCATCGAGTGCGGGAAGGCGAAGGTGGCGGTACGGCTCTGTTTCCATCCGACACGATGCTGATGAGAACTGTCAGCACGCAGGAATCGGCCGAGCCGAGCACATCGGAAAGTGACATGGGCGATGTCTCCTCGCTGCACATTAGCTCGCAATCGTATGGGGATGATGAGCGGGAGAACCGACTGGCCGCGCTGGCCAGCCAACAGTCGGAGGCACGATCGATCGTTAGCGCGCAGGGCGGGCCACAGTCTAGCGGCTCATTCAACATTAGCTCGCAGGACGTTGAGCTGGAGCGGGATCCGGAATTTGAACTGCCCGAAAGCATAGGAAGTCTGCTATCGAACCAGAGCGTTCGGTCGATCGACAGCTCGCTGCGGCTGGATCATCTAGTTACCCGGCGGCGTATCCACGACTCGCAGGAAGCAGGACCAAGCGGTTTGCAGCAGCTACAAAAGCAACCACCGGGCAAGGCAACGACACCAGAGCCGAAGCGTCGACGCATATCCACCGCTACTCGTACGTGTTCTGAGAATGATTTGGCACGATTTGCTCATAATTGAATTAATCTCTCATGCATTACCATTGTTTTCCCCCTTACAGCCATGAATCCGTCCCCCGCGGAAGCGCAAACTACTCGAGATGTCAACGTAAGACTGCCACGACTGCCTGGAGGATAATGAAGCGGTCAGCTCTCTAGCGCCCGTGGCGCATTTAATAGTTAATTTTGTTCGTGTTTTCGTATTCGTTTCAAACAGACTGACAGACAGTGCCATGCAGAGTGAAAAATGTCTGTTTGAATGCCGTTATTTCATATGAACTGCATCAAGATTTCAATAAAGACTAATTGAGACGTTTTACAATGAATGAAACTTAACTTACTCCATTACACAGTGCTTCCGTATTCGAACCAGAACACACCTGGCAGCACTCACTGGCGCACTCAGTTCTTTATTTGGTCTAGAAAAGTAACACTACactgaaggaaaataaaataaactgttTTGAATATGCAACATCCGCCCGACAGACGACGTCGACGACAGTGTATTTGTACGGCAATCGTAGCCGGCTTAAGTGCATAGAAAACagaaaggaaattaaaataGTTGCCAATGGTAACGACGGCTCGCTACTTCCCTTTACCCACGCAAACTCTGTCGCTACACTATgtagtgtatgtatgtgtgtgtatgtgtgaaagatgtttaacaaaaaaaaaaacaatggatTGGTGGTACCGGCGAAATGCAGCTTAACATATTCTGACGGCGCAGCGTAAGGGTTGAAgtgaaaatgcatttaaatgtCTTTTTGGTTGTACACAGTAAGACGGCGCAGACCCCAGCGCACGTCTTGTAACACACTcatgcacgcacaaacacacatacccaattgttttaataccccccccccacccctccacCCTCTCCCCAACAAACCATTTCTCACCCTCTTTAAACCCACTGCTGTTTCGCCCCGATTATTTCCACGCCTGCTTGACGAGCTTTTTCGAGGCGAGCTGCTTCACCACAAAGGACGTGGTGgtcagcaccaccagcacgacCGTGATGAGGAAGTAGTCAAAGTCCTCCTTCAGCAGGTCGAACGTTTTCGAGGGCGAAACGCGCGTCACAAACAGATCGAGCCCGTGCACGAGCACCAGACAGGTGCTCTCCAGCCCGGACGGCGCCGTGTGTATGCCCCGGATGTGCGTCACCGTTTGGTTGTAGTTGATGAGGATCTCGTGCGGCAGCGGAAGCTCCGGCATGTACGGCACGATGCCCTCTTCGCGCGCCTTCTCCGGCGAGGTGACGGGCCGGCGGGGATCCAGCAGGGCCCACGTCATTTCGGCCACCGCTCCAGTGGTCAGCCCGATGAGAATGTGTTTGCTAGTGATGCCCTTCTCGGTGATAGTTTCTTTCAGCGCGGCAACGGCCATCGGCAGGATGTAGGACTGGCGCTCCACCATCGGCAGGGGCGGCGCATCCAGCGAGCTCCAAACCGTGCTGTTCGTTTGCGTTTTGCCCTCGTACAGTTCTATCGAAGCTGGAGGGAGCGTGAAACAATGGACGATTTTTAGGATTCCATTCGTTCGCTTGGCGCACACACATCGTGCGGTGGTGTACTTACTCATTTCCGTTCGACGGGCCTTATCGTTGTAGTATGAGTAAACTAGCCAGTTCTCCGAATGTACCATATGCAGCGGCGGACGGATGCGTTTATGCGACATGGAGAACACGATTGAACCGGAAACCACATCCACCAGGTGAACGTTCAATATGTCTGCAATGGAAGTAGCATTCGGTATTACACAACATTCCACACCAACTAACAAAACCCTTCCCTCCCGCCGGTCCCGTACTCACATTTGTGAATGTTGTCCGGTCCATGGGTAGCGACGGCGACCAGATTCGGGTTGATATACTTGTACAGCACCGACCGGTCCGCCATGACGCGACC encodes the following:
- the LOC1274313 gene encoding uncharacterized protein LOC1274313; this encodes MLTRSDAIRVDRDYRYTGEDAHSFVRCCLCRCYTPFIFYVVSKKALDVIANTLPQSHNFFCVNCLPKSSSTTTLYRDRCLFNSDEYLSMFRGYEYYNPYYGVYYNTPRLILTENIRIHPDYKKIVRKPQPALVKMRKLFGVFPAVHQIPFRKHTSMAEMYSELRKKYREIRSTYTDTSINQTFMDTYCITVERTPSVYQSVRERTHRVREGEGGGTALFPSDTMLMRTVSTQESAEPSTSESDMGDVSSLHISSQSYGDDERENRLAALASQQSEARSIVSAQGGPQSSGSFNISSQDVELERDPEFELPESIGSLLSNQSVRSIDSSLRLDHLVTRRRIHDSQEAGPSGLQQLQKQPPGKATTPEPKRRRISTATPMNPSPAEAQTTRDVNVRLPRLPGG